In a genomic window of Prosthecobacter fusiformis:
- a CDS encoding DUF4062 domain-containing protein, with the protein MEKKFQIFVSSTFEDLRSERECVAKSILEIGDIPVGMEMFSAADESQWRLIKRQIEQSDYYIVLVAHRYGTIFENVSFTEREYDYAVERGVPVLGFILDKNVEWPPVWIDADADSRSKLEAFKSKVMSKMVSFWTNSDSLTSKVLAALSKQKNLNPMPGWVRATNMPGPEVLTELARLGTEVVRLSEENSKLREQAGQDTRFELIDAMADDSDCQALILMHELQIDMPRNTSYIYRTKNSGIRGSGSFAAYGRDRLHAAGIVRPSGSGQFISLTEEGKQFVQWLLKKGRKCSFLWTPLGGWGALNPEDPEDKWLAESVEKKTVQPAAKTSPTDTRDFPISLPSALILPENS; encoded by the coding sequence ATGGAAAAAAAATTCCAAATCTTTGTCAGTTCGACATTTGAAGATCTTCGCTCGGAGCGAGAATGTGTAGCAAAGTCGATTCTTGAAATTGGCGATATTCCTGTTGGAATGGAAATGTTTAGCGCTGCTGATGAATCTCAATGGAGACTAATTAAACGCCAAATCGAGCAGAGTGATTATTACATTGTTCTTGTGGCACATCGCTATGGCACCATTTTTGAAAATGTATCTTTCACTGAGCGCGAGTATGATTATGCTGTGGAACGTGGAGTCCCTGTGCTGGGTTTTATCTTAGATAAGAATGTTGAATGGCCTCCAGTTTGGATTGATGCAGATGCAGACAGCCGATCAAAATTGGAAGCGTTCAAATCTAAAGTCATGTCTAAAATGGTCAGCTTTTGGACCAATTCAGATAGTCTCACAAGCAAAGTTCTGGCAGCGCTCAGCAAACAAAAAAACTTGAATCCAATGCCTGGATGGGTGCGAGCGACTAATATGCCCGGTCCTGAGGTGCTGACTGAACTGGCCCGCTTGGGCACTGAGGTGGTTCGCTTAAGCGAAGAAAATTCCAAGTTGCGTGAGCAAGCTGGACAGGATACTCGGTTTGAATTAATTGATGCAATGGCTGACGACTCTGACTGCCAGGCACTTATATTGATGCATGAGCTTCAGATCGATATGCCGAGGAACACCTCATATATATACCGAACCAAAAATAGTGGCATCAGAGGATCGGGATCATTTGCAGCATATGGCCGAGATCGCCTACATGCCGCCGGTATTGTGCGCCCATCTGGAAGCGGACAATTCATCTCACTGACCGAAGAGGGAAAACAGTTTGTGCAATGGTTATTAAAAAAAGGGAGAAAGTGCTCTTTTCTTTGGACCCCCTTGGGAGGATGGGGAGCACTTAATCCAGAAGACCCCGAGGATAAATGGCTTGCTGAGTCAGTTGAGAAAAAAACTGTACAACCTGCTGCGAAAACATCACCCACTGATACTAGGGACTTCCCAATAAGCTTACCGTCTGCTTTGATACTTCCAGAAAATAGCTGA
- a CDS encoding S1C family serine protease gives MKMRFLIPISAALAFTAAASAQELVPDTVPAASPPPIEAPLIDEWEGIVNIEVSVLVPDYREPWNSGQPSGGSGTGFLIGKNRFLTNAHVVSNASKLVIRTTNDPEPHPARVVFVAHDCDLAIIEAEDGSHFDKLKPLTFGGIPKLNTEVIAVGYPIGGDRISVTRGVVSRIDFRPFSHTQVDSHLAIQVDAAINPGNSGGPVIQSGKVVGVAFQGFSGRVAQNVGYIIPVPVVERFLKDVEDGTYDHYVDLAVSDFAIENSAQRKALGLNGGGIGVMIADVEPAGSAGDILKRGDVLLSMDDNPVFNNGLIRFEGELMDMNEVVERKFAGDKLKLAYQRDGKKTETEVTLKRFDPYVKLGEQYDQRPRYVVYAGLVFQPMDKNLMDAHQIADRAANYMFDNFLTEKLYVERPEPVLLTTILADEVNTYITPYAQSVVDEINGVKIKSLKDVKDALAKKGEKPGFVVIKLLEKGRPLVLKRDFADAAHPRIMQTYNITEDAYLGAD, from the coding sequence ATGAAAATGCGTTTCCTCATCCCCATCTCCGCCGCTCTGGCATTCACGGCCGCCGCTTCCGCCCAGGAGCTGGTACCGGATACCGTCCCGGCAGCGTCCCCGCCTCCCATTGAGGCCCCGCTCATCGATGAATGGGAAGGCATCGTCAATATTGAGGTCTCCGTGCTCGTCCCGGATTATCGCGAGCCCTGGAACTCCGGCCAGCCTTCCGGCGGCTCCGGCACCGGTTTTCTCATTGGGAAAAACCGCTTCCTCACCAATGCCCACGTCGTCAGCAATGCCTCCAAGTTGGTAATTCGGACGACCAATGACCCCGAGCCCCATCCCGCCCGTGTCGTCTTCGTCGCCCATGATTGTGACCTCGCCATCATCGAGGCGGAGGACGGATCCCACTTTGATAAATTGAAGCCCCTCACCTTCGGCGGCATTCCCAAACTGAATACCGAGGTCATCGCCGTCGGTTACCCCATCGGTGGAGACCGCATCTCCGTCACCCGGGGTGTCGTCTCCCGCATTGACTTCCGCCCCTTCAGCCACACGCAGGTGGATTCACACTTGGCCATCCAGGTGGATGCCGCCATCAATCCAGGCAACTCGGGTGGCCCCGTCATCCAGAGCGGCAAAGTCGTCGGTGTGGCCTTCCAGGGCTTCAGCGGTCGTGTGGCCCAGAATGTCGGCTACATCATCCCCGTCCCCGTCGTGGAGCGTTTCCTCAAGGATGTGGAAGACGGCACATATGACCACTATGTGGACCTGGCCGTCAGCGATTTCGCCATCGAAAACAGCGCGCAGAGAAAAGCCCTGGGCCTCAATGGCGGCGGCATCGGCGTCATGATCGCCGATGTGGAGCCTGCTGGCAGCGCGGGCGATATCCTGAAACGCGGCGATGTCCTCCTCTCCATGGATGACAACCCCGTCTTTAACAACGGCCTCATCCGCTTCGAAGGTGAGCTGATGGACATGAACGAAGTCGTCGAGCGCAAGTTCGCCGGAGACAAGCTCAAGCTCGCCTACCAGCGCGACGGCAAGAAGACCGAAACCGAAGTCACCCTCAAGCGCTTTGATCCCTATGTGAAGCTGGGTGAGCAATACGACCAGCGCCCCCGCTACGTCGTGTATGCCGGCCTCGTCTTCCAGCCCATGGACAAAAACCTCATGGATGCCCACCAGATCGCCGACCGCGCGGCTAACTACATGTTTGACAATTTCCTCACCGAAAAACTCTATGTCGAACGGCCTGAGCCCGTCCTCCTCACCACCATCCTGGCGGATGAAGTGAATACCTACATCACCCCTTATGCCCAGAGCGTGGTGGATGAGATCAACGGTGTGAAAATCAAGAGCCTCAAGGACGTCAAAGACGCCCTGGCCAAAAAAGGGGAAAAGCCCGGCTTCGTCGTCATCAAGCTCCTCGAAAAAGGCCGCCCCCTGGTGCTGAAGCGGGACTTCGCGGATGCCGCCCACCCGCGCATCATGCAGACCTATAACATCACGGAAGATGCCTACCTGGGCGCAGACTGA
- a CDS encoding PDZ domain-containing protein: MKPFFFLIALLAIGSAQAQTAPATPKFLPLRPKDPAPQPAQSPQAVIQTSSLLKVNVTHQSHNLRIPWQKEGAGGRRGLGVVLEGNRILVTGQMVSDATYIELELPESGQKIPARVIAVDYEANLALLAPSTTPERTAAFFTGLRPMEVDTSARIGDTLVVWQTGRVGELIVTPMRISKVMNQGYVVENASFIVYEAQGIIRSEANSFTLPVAKGGKLAALLLRYDSKNQLATLLPAPIIEHFLKDVADGKYDGFPSLGIEFQITLDDQFREYLGMTPDQPGVYISSVTKGASAEQAGVKKGDIMLSINGSEIDSRGDYQDPHYGPLSVSHIVRGKAFVGDEVEMKVMREGKEITLKGKLTRKQPEDYLVLPYQFDKGPRYILNGGLLFQELTRPYLNSFGNEQQGGPILRLARIAGSPEEYEKKGRKKVVFLSAVLPTTSTQGYERLSGQIVDEVNGMAITQLEDIAEAFKKPQDGIHIVRLDQYPFVIHLDAAKVEKDNLQLINGMFRISSLSRLD; encoded by the coding sequence ATGAAGCCTTTCTTTTTCCTCATCGCCCTCCTCGCCATCGGCAGTGCCCAGGCGCAGACCGCGCCCGCCACGCCCAAGTTCCTTCCCCTGCGGCCGAAAGACCCCGCACCACAGCCCGCTCAGTCCCCGCAGGCCGTCATCCAGACCAGCTCCCTGCTGAAGGTCAATGTCACCCATCAGAGTCACAATCTGCGCATCCCCTGGCAGAAAGAAGGCGCAGGCGGCAGGCGCGGCCTGGGCGTCGTCCTGGAGGGAAATCGCATCCTCGTCACCGGCCAGATGGTTAGTGATGCCACCTACATCGAGCTGGAGCTTCCAGAGAGCGGCCAAAAAATCCCCGCCCGCGTCATCGCTGTGGATTATGAGGCCAACCTGGCCCTCCTGGCCCCCAGCACCACGCCCGAGCGCACCGCAGCCTTCTTCACCGGCCTCCGCCCCATGGAGGTGGATACCTCCGCCCGCATCGGGGATACCCTCGTCGTCTGGCAGACCGGCCGCGTTGGCGAGCTCATCGTCACCCCCATGCGCATCAGCAAAGTGATGAACCAGGGCTACGTCGTGGAAAACGCCAGCTTCATTGTCTATGAAGCTCAGGGCATCATCCGCAGCGAGGCCAACAGCTTCACCCTCCCCGTCGCCAAAGGTGGAAAACTCGCCGCGCTGCTCCTGCGTTACGATTCCAAAAACCAGCTCGCCACCCTGCTACCCGCACCCATCATTGAGCACTTCCTCAAAGACGTGGCCGATGGCAAATACGACGGCTTCCCCTCCCTCGGCATTGAGTTCCAGATCACCCTGGATGACCAGTTCCGGGAATACTTGGGCATGACTCCTGACCAGCCCGGCGTCTATATCAGCTCCGTCACCAAAGGGGCCTCAGCCGAACAGGCCGGAGTAAAAAAAGGTGACATCATGCTCTCCATCAACGGTTCTGAAATCGACTCCCGTGGCGATTACCAGGACCCTCATTATGGCCCGCTCAGCGTCAGCCACATCGTTCGTGGAAAAGCCTTCGTGGGCGATGAAGTGGAAATGAAAGTCATGCGCGAGGGCAAGGAGATCACCCTCAAGGGTAAGCTCACCCGCAAACAGCCGGAGGATTACCTCGTCCTCCCCTACCAGTTCGATAAAGGCCCGCGTTACATCCTCAATGGTGGCCTCCTTTTCCAGGAACTCACCCGCCCGTATCTGAATTCCTTTGGCAACGAGCAGCAGGGTGGCCCCATCCTCCGCCTGGCCCGCATCGCTGGCAGCCCCGAAGAGTATGAAAAGAAAGGCCGCAAAAAAGTGGTCTTCCTCAGCGCCGTCCTCCCCACCACCAGCACCCAGGGTTACGAGCGCCTCAGCGGCCAGATCGTGGATGAAGTCAATGGCATGGCCATCACCCAGCTTGAGGACATCGCCGAAGCCTTCAAAAAACCTCAGGACGGTATCCACATCGTCCGCCTGGATCAATACCCCTTTGTCATCCACCTGGACGCCGCCAAAGTGGAAAAGGATAACCTCCAGCTCATCAACGGCATGTTCCGCATCAGCAGCCTCTCCCGCCTGGATTGA
- the deoC gene encoding deoxyribose-phosphate aldolase has protein sequence MKYSYAELAGMIDHALLQPGMTDAEAEAGCILAAKYGVASVCVKPCFIPRAVDLLGETGVIVGCVIGFPAGNSATEVKRYETQIACQEGAREIDMVINIGKALSGDWDYVEREIQIIADEAHKHDARLKVIFENDYLPKDETKIQLCEICGRAGADWVKTSTGYGFNKQPDGSYNYKGATEHDLRLMRQHSPAHVQVKASGGVRDLDGLILVRDLGCTRLGTSSTQAILDEYRRRERSGESGSLSADIGKGGY, from the coding sequence ATGAAATACAGTTACGCCGAGCTCGCCGGCATGATTGACCACGCCTTGCTCCAGCCCGGCATGACCGATGCCGAGGCCGAAGCAGGCTGCATCCTCGCCGCAAAGTATGGCGTCGCCTCCGTTTGCGTGAAGCCCTGCTTCATCCCCCGCGCCGTGGACCTCCTGGGGGAAACGGGCGTCATCGTCGGTTGCGTCATCGGTTTCCCCGCCGGTAACAGTGCAACGGAGGTGAAACGCTATGAAACGCAAATCGCCTGCCAGGAAGGTGCCCGTGAAATCGACATGGTCATCAACATCGGCAAAGCTCTCTCTGGAGACTGGGACTATGTGGAGCGGGAGATCCAGATCATCGCCGATGAAGCCCACAAGCACGACGCCCGGCTGAAAGTCATTTTCGAAAACGACTACCTGCCCAAGGACGAAACGAAAATCCAGCTCTGCGAAATCTGCGGCCGCGCCGGGGCAGACTGGGTCAAAACCTCCACCGGTTACGGCTTCAACAAGCAACCCGATGGCAGCTACAATTACAAAGGGGCCACCGAGCATGACCTCCGCCTCATGCGCCAGCACAGCCCGGCCCATGTCCAGGTGAAAGCCTCCGGCGGCGTCCGCGACCTGGATGGCCTCATCCTCGTACGTGACCTCGGCTGCACCCGCCTGGGCACCAGTTCCACCCAGGCCATCCTGGACGAATACCGCCGCCGGGAGCGCTCGGGAGAATCAGGCTCCCTCTCAGCAGACATCGGCAAAGGTGGGTATTGA